One stretch of Blastocatellia bacterium DNA includes these proteins:
- a CDS encoding DUF3365 domain-containing protein, producing the protein MRNFSSLLKIAALITVIVASGGGIPLQSSAQPGQESRIEAALQQARRIADELAETVRGLLFKELEKGGYASAVRVCSEVAQDIPREFTARTGHYVRRVSLGYRNPKDIPDDYERQKLEEFDRLNREKKLANEYFEVVREGQRDYLRYMRPLIAGPMCITCHGEKANIPPEVKAILAEKYPDDRATGYHTGDVRGAISVKIALPTDKR; encoded by the coding sequence ATGAGAAATTTTTCCTCGCTGCTCAAAATAGCCGCCCTTATCACCGTTATTGTTGCCTCCGGCGGGGGCATTCCGTTGCAGTCCAGTGCACAACCGGGTCAGGAGAGCCGGATCGAAGCGGCACTCCAGCAGGCGCGGCGGATAGCCGATGAGCTGGCCGAGACGGTTCGCGGCCTTCTCTTCAAGGAACTGGAGAAAGGCGGATATGCCAGTGCCGTGCGCGTCTGCTCGGAAGTCGCACAAGACATCCCGCGCGAATTTACCGCCCGCACCGGGCATTATGTTCGCCGCGTGAGCCTCGGCTATCGCAATCCCAAAGATATTCCCGACGACTATGAGCGGCAGAAGCTCGAAGAATTCGACCGCCTCAATCGAGAGAAGAAGCTGGCGAATGAGTACTTTGAGGTCGTCCGAGAAGGCCAGCGCGACTATCTCCGGTACATGAGGCCGCTCATTGCCGGGCCGATGTGCATCACCTGTCACGGCGAGAAGGCGAACATCCCGCCGGAGGTGAAAGCGATTTTGGCCGAGAAATACCCCGACGACCGAGCAACAGGCTATCACACGGGCGACGTGCGCGGAGCCATCAGCGTGAAGATCGCCTTGCCGACGGATAAGCGATGA